One genomic segment of Paenibacillus durus includes these proteins:
- a CDS encoding NAD(P)/FAD-dependent oxidoreductase, protein MNSIPKIVILGAGYGGILTAQRLQKSLNYNEADVTLVNRHEYHYFTTHLHMPAAGTDSIDHSRIAISKLIDEFKIDLVKSSVQEIRTQQKKIILEDGTLSYDYLVIALGGEPETFGIPGLDKYALTIRSINSVRLIREHIEYQFAKYKNENNLQEHINFVIGGAGFSGIEFVAELADRIPGLCKEYDVDPSLVNIYNVEAAPTALPGFAPELVEYAMNVLTKKGVTFKIGVAIKECTPSSVLLATGEEIKASTIVWTGGIRGNRLIEAAGFEAMRGRVKVDEFLHAPGHDNIFIIGDGSLMIGPEGRPYPPTAQIAMQQGECCAHNLVAAIRNQQPKKFAFSNKGTVASLGRGEGIAVVGDKKFKGFIAAQLKKVVDMRYLFIIGGIPLVLKKGKFL, encoded by the coding sequence ATGAACAGTATTCCTAAAATCGTAATTCTAGGCGCGGGATATGGAGGCATACTAACCGCACAACGTCTGCAAAAGTCCTTAAATTACAACGAGGCGGATGTTACGCTTGTCAATCGCCATGAGTATCACTACTTCACTACACATCTGCATATGCCTGCCGCAGGAACGGACAGCATCGACCATTCACGCATAGCCATTTCCAAGCTGATCGATGAATTCAAGATCGACCTTGTCAAGTCGTCTGTGCAGGAAATTCGCACCCAGCAGAAAAAGATCATTCTGGAGGACGGAACGCTGTCCTACGACTATCTCGTTATCGCACTGGGCGGCGAGCCGGAGACGTTCGGCATTCCGGGACTCGACAAGTATGCCCTGACGATCCGCAGCATTAACTCCGTTCGTCTGATCCGAGAGCATATCGAATACCAGTTTGCCAAGTATAAGAACGAGAACAATCTGCAGGAGCATATCAATTTCGTAATCGGCGGCGCCGGCTTCAGCGGCATTGAATTTGTGGCCGAGCTGGCGGACCGGATTCCGGGGCTGTGCAAGGAATACGACGTGGACCCTAGCCTGGTCAACATTTACAACGTGGAGGCCGCTCCGACAGCTCTGCCGGGCTTTGCTCCCGAGCTTGTCGAGTATGCTATGAATGTGCTTACCAAGAAAGGCGTAACCTTCAAAATCGGTGTAGCCATCAAGGAATGTACGCCGAGTAGCGTTCTTCTTGCGACGGGCGAAGAGATTAAGGCATCCACAATCGTCTGGACGGGGGGCATTCGCGGTAACCGCCTGATCGAAGCTGCGGGCTTTGAAGCGATGCGCGGCCGTGTCAAAGTGGACGAGTTCCTGCACGCTCCGGGTCATGACAATATCTTCATCATCGGAGACGGTTCGCTTATGATCGGACCTGAGGGCCGCCCTTACCCTCCGACGGCGCAAATCGCCATGCAGCAGGGCGAGTGCTGCGCCCATAATCTGGTGGCAGCGATTCGAAATCAGCAGCCGAAGAAATTCGCATTCAGCAATAAAGGAACGGTGGCTTCGCTTGGCAGGGGCGAGGGAATCGCGGTAGTCGGCGACAAGAAATTCAAGGGCTTTATAGCCGCCCAGTTGAAAAAAGTCGTGGACATGCGCTACCTCTTTATTATCGGCGGCATTCCGCTTGTTCTGAAGAAAGGCAAGTTCCTGTAG